GGATCATCTCTTCGTCTGCGCCAATATAGGACGGGGGTCCCGACGAATCCCAACCGCCTTCAACTGCGAGCTGTCCCCGGTACTTATCAAGAATCCCGGCCAGATCATTCATTGGCTGCGCAGACTGCCAAAAACTCACACCTATTTCGACCATATCCGGAATAATGTCTTCGCATTTCCCGCAGTCATGAATATTGAAAAGCACGCCTCGCTTCGTCACAGCCTCCGCCATTCTTGCCCAATAAGGTTTTATAAGCTTTCTAAATGTCTCCGGGGACATGAACAATCCGCGCGCCGTAGCATTGTCATCTCCAAGACAATAAATATCCGGGTTGTAAGCATCGATTGATTTGTTAATATAGGCGATCTTATATTCGGTAACGGCTTCAAAAAAGTCCATGCACGCCTGCGGTTCCATCACAAGAGCGCAAAGTGCTTCTTCAAAGGTCATAAAAGACACCAACCGTTGAAATGGTCCTAAGCCATCCATAATCTCAACGAGTTTCTCTTCCCCGTCACTCGGCGGCCTCCTATTTATTTCCGCCTCAGCCATAGCCTTAAAGTCCATAGAGGCGACATCGGGGATTTTTACGTGTTTTTCCCATTCTGTAACGTCGTCAAACAACATAAATCCTGGCTTTGGTATACTGCCTTCCTTCGTTGCTACCCAAGGAACGCCAAAAATATCAGTACCATTTCTCATTAACGGCGCTTCCTGATCAAGAGAGGCCATGCCGGCTAATTGAACATCTTCGTGA
This genomic stretch from Dehalobacter restrictus DSM 9455 harbors:
- a CDS encoding uroporphyrinogen decarboxylase family protein; the protein is MMTPKQNALESIYGGKPEYVPLSHEDVQLAGMASLDQEAPLMRNGTDIFGVPWVATKEGSIPKPGFMLFDDVTEWEKHVKIPDVASMDFKAMAEAEINRRPPSDGEEKLVEIMDGLGPFQRLVSFMTFEEALCALVMEPQACMDFFEAVTEYKIAYINKSIDAYNPDIYCLGDDNATARGLFMSPETFRKLIKPYWARMAEAVTKRGVLFNIHDCGKCEDIIPDMVEIGVSFWQSAQPMNDLAGILDKYRGQLAVEGGWDSSGPPSYIGADEEMIRAEVRRCLTEYKKPGFFLWPSIINERGNSVFVGDDRLGALKDEWLKYRMF